Within the Streptomyces sp. NBC_00554 genome, the region GCGGCGGCTGCCAGTAGGGACAGGGCTCCCCAGCTGGCCAGGCCCTCCTGGTTCCAGGGGGCGAAGATCAGGAGTACGCCGGCGAAGCCCAGGAAGAGGCCGGTCAGGCGTAGGGGGTGGAGGCCTCGGTCTGTGCCGAGCGAGAGGCCGATGACTAGGGACCAGAGGGGGGTTGTCGCGTTCAGTACGCCTGCGATGCCGGAGTCGACGGTCTGCTCGCCCACGGCGAAGAGGGCGAAGGGGATGGCGTTGCAGAGCAGGGCCGCGACGGCCAGGTGGGCCCAGAGCTTGCGGGTGCGGGGGAGGTGTTGCTTCGCCCTGTGGGCCAGGAAGAGGAGTACCGCTGTGCCGAGGGCGCAGCGCGTGATCGTGATGTGGACGGGGGACAGGCCGTGGTTCAGGGCCAGTTTGATCCAGAGGAAGCCTGAGCCCCAGAGGAGGGCCAGGGCCGCCATACGGAAGGAGGACGCGAAGGGGCTTGGCTGGCGTGGCATGTGTCCACGGTCCATTGATTGACTTGTGAGGACAAGTGAAGAGTTTTATATGGACTGTTAAGCTGTGCTGCATGCTTGATGTGAGGCGTATGCAGGTTCTCTCGGCTGTGGTGGGGTGCGGGTCCGTTACCGCTGCTGCGGCTGATCTTGGGTACACGCCGTCTGCTATCAGTCAGGCGATCGCCGCTCTGGAGAAGCAGGCCGGGGTCGAGTTGTTGGAGCGGGTGGGGCGTGGGGTGCGGCCCACCGCGGCCGGGCTCTTGTTGTCCGGGTACGCCGATGTCATCGGGCGGCAGGTGGCCGAGGCGGAGACCGCTCTTGGGGATCTGCGTGACGGGCGTACGGGGCGGCTCGCTGTGCGCTATTTCGCCACGGCGGGGGCCTCGCTGGTGGCTCCTGCCATTGCCCGGTTCCGGGGCGAACATCCTGGTGTGGAAGTTGAGTTGAAGCTCGTCGATCCCGAGGATCCGCTGCCCGATGTGAAGGAGGGGCGGGCCGACCTGGCGCTCGTCGTGCGGCCGCCCCATGACTCCGGCGGGCCCGAGGGCGTACGACTGGAGCGTCTGCTCGATGATCCGTACCGTGCCGTGCTGCCCAAGGGGCACCGGTTGGCCGGCAAGCGCGCTCTTGAACTGGCCGAGCTCGCCGATGAGCCGTGGGTCGGGAGTGAGTGGCCGGGGTCTTGTCTTGACGCTCAGCTCGATGCTTGTGCTTTGGCCGGGTTCAGGCCCCGTTTTGTGGTCGAGAGTGAGGACTATGTGACCGCTCAGGGGTTTGTGGCGGCCGGGCTGGGGGTCTCGCTCATTCCCCGGCTCGGGCTGGGGGGTCTGCATCCGGATGTTGTCATCCGTAAGGTGCGTGATCCTGAGCCTCGGCGGGCTATTTACGTGGCGGTGCGGGAGACGGCTCCGGAGCAGCCTGCTTTGCGGGGGCTGATCGACTGCTTGCGGGATGCGGCCCGCATCTAGGGGTCAGGCCTTGGTCGGCAGCAGCTGAGCTCCGCGCGTTCCCGGTACCCATTGCGGGAGCGCGTACGGCAGTGCGCCGTACCAGACCCGTGCCACCGCGAAGCCGAAGGTCAGGCAGAGCATGCCGCCTGCCGCGTCGAGCCAGAAGTGGTTGGCCGTGGCGACGATGACCACCAGCGTCGCCGTCGGGTAGAGGAGGCCCAGGATGCGGGCCCAGGGGGCGGAGGCCAGGGCGAAGATCGTCAGGCCGCACCACAGGGACCAGCCGATGTGCATGGACGGCATCGCGGCGTACTGGTTGGACATGTGCTTCAGGTCGCCGGAGGCCATCGAGCCCCAGGTCTGGTGGACCAGGACCGTGTCGACGAAACTGCCGCCGTTCATCAGGCGGGGCGGCGCGAGCGGGTAGAAGTAGTAGCCGACG harbors:
- a CDS encoding DMT family transporter, with product MPRQPSPFASSFRMAALALLWGSGFLWIKLALNHGLSPVHITITRCALGTAVLLFLAHRAKQHLPRTRKLWAHLAVAALLCNAIPFALFAVGEQTVDSGIAGVLNATTPLWSLVIGLSLGTDRGLHPLRLTGLFLGFAGVLLIFAPWNQEGLASWGALSLLAAAASYAIAFAYMARHLTTHGAPLAVSAAQLLTATAWSTLALPTAGPLTNADATALTAVTILGIFGTGITFYLNYRMIAEEGPTSAATVGYLLPVVSIALGALILDEQIGLRVLAGMAIVLTGVAMSRKTPKPTAQGPIPDAPAAADADAR
- a CDS encoding LysR family transcriptional regulator, translating into MLDVRRMQVLSAVVGCGSVTAAAADLGYTPSAISQAIAALEKQAGVELLERVGRGVRPTAAGLLLSGYADVIGRQVAEAETALGDLRDGRTGRLAVRYFATAGASLVAPAIARFRGEHPGVEVELKLVDPEDPLPDVKEGRADLALVVRPPHDSGGPEGVRLERLLDDPYRAVLPKGHRLAGKRALELAELADEPWVGSEWPGSCLDAQLDACALAGFRPRFVVESEDYVTAQGFVAAGLGVSLIPRLGLGGLHPDVVIRKVRDPEPRRAIYVAVRETAPEQPALRGLIDCLRDAARI